One region of Anaeromyxobacter paludicola genomic DNA includes:
- a CDS encoding DUF2239 family protein has product MPNETTYVAFAGPRRVAAGSLAELLPALKQRFDLDRSELVLVFEVETGRQVDFDLRGTLEEVLERAGGSPRRGPGRPKLGVTSREVSLLPRHWEWLERQPSGASGALRRLVEHAIQHEPGKERARRLREALSGFLSSVGGDRPNYEEACRALFAGDTARFEALLQRWPKDLREHAVQQARAAAAAEERSGPAAT; this is encoded by the coding sequence ATGCCAAACGAGACGACGTACGTGGCCTTCGCCGGCCCCCGCCGGGTCGCGGCCGGCTCCCTGGCGGAGCTCCTGCCGGCGCTGAAGCAGCGCTTCGACCTGGACCGCTCGGAGCTGGTGCTGGTGTTCGAGGTCGAGACCGGGCGCCAAGTGGACTTCGACCTGCGCGGCACGCTCGAGGAGGTGCTCGAGCGCGCCGGGGGATCGCCCCGGCGCGGCCCGGGCCGGCCGAAGCTCGGCGTGACCAGCCGGGAGGTGTCCCTCCTGCCCCGCCACTGGGAGTGGCTCGAGCGGCAGCCCAGCGGCGCCTCGGGGGCGCTGCGGCGGCTCGTCGAGCACGCCATCCAGCACGAGCCGGGCAAGGAGCGCGCCCGGCGGCTCCGCGAGGCGCTGAGCGGCTTCCTCTCGAGCGTCGGCGGCGACCGCCCCAACTACGAGGAGGCGTGCCGCGCCCTCTTCGCCGGCGACACCGCCCGGTTCGAGGCCCTGCTCCAGCGCTGGCCGAAGGACCTCCGCGAGCACGCCGTGCAGCAGGCCCGCGCGGCGGCCGCGGCCGAGGAGCGCTCCGGCCCGGCGGCGACCTGA
- a CDS encoding DMT family transporter has product MTATRRPIDGFAAALMLLLCAIWGAQQVAIKLAAADVAPIMQAAIRSGVSAALVALFSRARGERLSWRDATLAPGLVAGALFGVEFLFVAEGLRHTTASRMAVFLYTAPVFTALGLHLRLPSERLQGRQWVGIAVAFGGIALAFAGKVRGGLAPELLLGDAFGVLGGAAWGATTVVIRSSALSEARPSQTLLYQLGGGCVLLLLLAVLTGQAGHVALTPTSAASLAFQGVVVSFASYLAWFWLLRRYLASRLSVFSFLTPIFGVTFGVLVLGEPLTPAFLGGAALVLLGILLVSGLPRRADARG; this is encoded by the coding sequence GTGACCGCCACCCGCCGCCCCATCGACGGCTTCGCCGCCGCCCTCATGCTGCTGCTCTGCGCGATCTGGGGCGCGCAGCAGGTCGCCATCAAGCTCGCCGCCGCGGACGTCGCCCCGATCATGCAGGCGGCGATCCGCTCCGGCGTGAGCGCGGCGCTGGTGGCGCTGTTCAGCCGCGCGCGCGGCGAGCGGCTCTCCTGGCGCGACGCCACGCTCGCGCCGGGCCTCGTCGCGGGCGCGCTCTTCGGCGTCGAGTTCCTGTTCGTCGCGGAGGGGCTGCGCCACACCACCGCCTCGCGCATGGCGGTCTTCCTCTACACGGCCCCGGTCTTCACCGCGCTCGGGCTCCACCTCCGCCTCCCGTCGGAGCGGCTCCAGGGGCGGCAGTGGGTCGGCATCGCCGTCGCGTTCGGCGGGATCGCCCTCGCCTTCGCGGGGAAGGTGCGAGGCGGCCTCGCGCCGGAGCTGCTCCTCGGCGATGCCTTCGGCGTGCTCGGCGGCGCGGCCTGGGGCGCCACCACGGTGGTGATCCGCTCCTCCGCGCTCTCCGAGGCCCGCCCCTCGCAGACGCTGCTCTACCAGCTCGGCGGCGGCTGCGTGCTGCTCCTCCTGCTCGCGGTGCTCACCGGCCAGGCGGGCCACGTCGCGCTCACGCCCACCTCCGCCGCGAGCCTCGCCTTCCAGGGCGTGGTGGTCTCCTTCGCGAGCTACCTCGCCTGGTTCTGGCTCCTGCGCCGCTACCTCGCCTCGCGCCTCTCGGTCTTCTCGTTCCTCACGCCCATCTTCGGCGTCACCTTCGGCGTGCTGGTGCTCGGCGAGCCGCTCACGCCCGCGTTCCTGGGCGGGGCGGCGCTGGTGCTCCTCGGCATCCTGCTCGTCAGCGGGCTCCCGCGCCGCGCCGACGCTCGCGGCTGA
- a CDS encoding immunity 8 family protein, with protein sequence MRARLKSLRSDEIEDLARFVPEVPDDFAVPVVLEVGVLGARGRERFELLVVTPRWLEARHGRAGTVLGHGLLIVFEWDYPRLKAFLARQVEACSAATWPELARQVGRIAEWEGRDENVVGLR encoded by the coding sequence ATGCGCGCTCGCCTGAAGAGCCTGCGGAGCGACGAGATCGAGGACCTGGCCCGGTTCGTTCCCGAGGTGCCGGACGACTTCGCCGTGCCGGTGGTGCTCGAGGTCGGGGTGCTCGGGGCGCGCGGCCGGGAGCGGTTCGAGCTGCTCGTGGTCACGCCGCGGTGGCTCGAGGCGCGGCACGGTCGCGCCGGCACGGTCCTCGGCCACGGCCTGCTGATCGTGTTCGAGTGGGACTACCCGCGCCTGAAGGCGTTCCTGGCCCGGCAGGTGGAGGCCTGCTCCGCCGCGACCTGGCCCGAGCTGGCGCGGCAGGTGGGGCGGATCGCCGAGTGGGAGGGGCGGGACGAGAACGTGGTGGGGCTGAGGTAG
- a CDS encoding hemerythrin domain-containing protein, translating into MTEGVAVAERIARFLVADHRRLERLLDRSVAGAGPVDLAAFAPFRAGLLRHIALEEKVLLPALRERLGGPPPMARRLRVEHGAIASLLVPTPTRELVTELLSILEPHDAMEEDEGGLYALSGALPDAVAEALLDRCRAYPAVKVAKYYDGPRACRTAAEALALSARQTA; encoded by the coding sequence TTGACGGAGGGCGTCGCCGTGGCGGAGCGGATCGCGCGTTTCCTCGTAGCGGACCACCGGCGGCTCGAGCGGCTGCTCGACCGCTCGGTCGCGGGCGCGGGGCCGGTGGACCTCGCGGCGTTCGCGCCGTTCCGGGCCGGGCTCCTCCGCCACATCGCGCTCGAGGAGAAGGTGCTGCTCCCGGCGCTGCGCGAGCGGCTCGGCGGGCCCCCGCCCATGGCGCGCCGGCTACGGGTGGAGCACGGGGCGATCGCCTCCCTGCTCGTCCCCACGCCGACGCGCGAGCTCGTCACCGAGCTCCTCTCCATCCTCGAGCCGCACGACGCCATGGAGGAGGACGAGGGCGGGCTCTACGCGCTCTCGGGCGCGCTGCCGGACGCGGTCGCGGAGGCGCTCCTGGATCGGTGCCGCGCCTACCCCGCGGTGAAGGTGGCGAAGTACTACGACGGGCCGCGGGCCTGCCGGACGGCGGCCGAGGCGCTGGCGCTCTCGGCGCGCCAGACCGCGTGA
- a CDS encoding multicopper oxidase family protein, with protein sequence MTLSTRALPLLLAAAAVGLWGCGGSSAPATTTQGGTVAGDGGTPRLDQRPLDPEAIGQFLVPLPIIPVRQPDTTTTPGSDRYVVTAVQGVHDFGLRRFDGSAFLDPVTGKPVKTTSWGYDTSYLGPTIEARSGRPVVVTYVNGLVDAAGAPLAHHLFPVDHTIDGAGWDVPEIRLVPHLHGGHVAAEFDGNPLFWFSNDPKAAANGMGGPAGDRVQYTYDNSQEAATLWFHDHAMGVTRLNVYAGLASYYLLRDDAEAALGLPSGAYEVPLVLQDKSFNDDGSLSYASYPLYSTYTHGPLLDPKGNPMYSSGPETYGNTVVVNGVVWPYLEVEPRKYRFRLLNGADSRFFNLWLEVAGQGPQPGLQLVQIGAESGLLPAAVPLGDGPDDRGLLLANGERADVIIDFSGFAGKTIVLRNDAAAPYPMGDPANFNANTVGKVMQFRVTKPLAGADTSAVPAAPRAHAPLPEPDGTRIVDLQELSDVYDLYDPTQAPSAIPRHELRLNGLRFMDPITELPRLGTVEDWYIVNTTVDMHPIHLHLVAYEVVEKGAFDPLAYRPAAGGDMGVMAPNGFQKDTDPEGKHPADPGFDAAYAVAPTEAGLKDTVRVPPGGYVRIRARFDRKGVYMWHCHILAHEEHSMMRPFEVVAP encoded by the coding sequence ATGACCCTTTCGACTCGCGCGCTCCCTCTCCTCCTGGCGGCCGCCGCCGTCGGGCTCTGGGGCTGCGGCGGCAGCTCGGCCCCGGCCACCACCACCCAGGGCGGGACGGTCGCCGGCGACGGCGGCACCCCCCGGCTCGACCAGCGCCCGCTCGACCCGGAGGCCATCGGCCAGTTCCTGGTGCCGCTCCCGATCATCCCCGTTCGCCAGCCCGACACGACCACCACCCCGGGCTCCGACCGCTACGTGGTGACCGCCGTGCAGGGAGTGCACGACTTCGGGCTGCGGCGCTTCGACGGCAGCGCCTTCCTCGATCCGGTCACCGGCAAGCCGGTGAAGACCACCTCCTGGGGCTACGACACGAGCTACCTCGGGCCGACCATCGAGGCGCGCTCGGGGCGGCCGGTGGTGGTGACCTACGTGAACGGCCTCGTGGACGCGGCGGGCGCGCCGCTCGCGCACCACCTCTTCCCGGTGGACCACACCATCGACGGCGCCGGCTGGGACGTGCCGGAGATCCGCCTCGTTCCACACCTCCACGGCGGGCACGTCGCCGCCGAGTTCGACGGCAACCCGCTCTTCTGGTTCTCGAACGACCCCAAGGCGGCGGCGAACGGCATGGGCGGGCCGGCCGGCGATCGCGTGCAGTACACCTACGACAACAGCCAGGAGGCGGCGACCCTCTGGTTCCACGACCACGCGATGGGGGTCACGCGGCTCAACGTCTACGCCGGGCTCGCCTCCTACTACCTGCTCCGCGACGACGCCGAGGCGGCCCTCGGGCTCCCCTCCGGCGCCTACGAGGTGCCGCTCGTGCTGCAGGACAAGTCGTTCAACGACGACGGCTCGCTCTCCTACGCGAGCTATCCGCTCTACAGCACCTACACGCACGGGCCGCTCCTCGATCCCAAGGGGAACCCGATGTACTCGTCGGGTCCGGAGACCTACGGGAACACGGTGGTGGTGAACGGGGTCGTCTGGCCGTACCTCGAGGTGGAGCCGCGGAAGTACCGCTTCCGCCTGCTGAACGGCGCCGACTCGCGCTTCTTCAACCTCTGGCTGGAGGTGGCGGGACAGGGGCCGCAGCCGGGGCTGCAGCTGGTCCAGATCGGCGCCGAGTCCGGGCTCCTGCCGGCGGCGGTGCCGCTCGGCGACGGTCCGGACGATCGCGGGCTCCTGCTCGCGAACGGCGAGCGGGCGGACGTGATCATCGACTTCTCCGGCTTCGCCGGGAAGACCATCGTCCTGCGCAACGACGCCGCGGCGCCGTACCCGATGGGCGATCCCGCGAACTTCAACGCCAACACCGTGGGCAAGGTGATGCAGTTCCGGGTGACGAAGCCGCTCGCCGGCGCCGACACGAGCGCCGTGCCCGCGGCGCCGCGCGCGCACGCGCCGCTGCCCGAGCCCGACGGCACGCGCATCGTGGACCTGCAGGAGCTCTCCGACGTCTACGACCTCTACGATCCGACGCAGGCGCCCTCGGCGATCCCCCGCCACGAGCTGCGGCTGAACGGGCTGCGCTTCATGGACCCCATCACCGAGCTGCCGCGGCTCGGCACGGTGGAGGACTGGTACATCGTGAACACCACGGTGGACATGCACCCGATCCACCTGCACCTCGTGGCCTACGAGGTCGTCGAGAAGGGCGCCTTCGACCCGCTGGCCTACCGGCCGGCGGCGGGCGGCGACATGGGCGTGATGGCGCCGAACGGCTTCCAGAAGGACACCGATCCCGAGGGGAAGCACCCCGCTGATCCGGGGTTCGACGCCGCCTACGCCGTGGCGCCGACCGAGGCCGGGCTCAAGGACACGGTCCGCGTCCCGCCGGGCGGCTACGTGCGCATCCGCGCCCGCTTCGATCGCAAGGGCGTCTACATGTGGCACTGCCACATCCTGGCGCACGAGGAGCACTCGATGATGCGGCCGTTCGAGGTCGTCGCTCCCTAG
- the acuI gene encoding acrylyl-CoA reductase (NADPH), protein MFQGLLLEKDPQFHAAVRELPDDLLGEGDVTVAVEYSTLNYKDALAIRDRAPIVRSWPLVAGIDGAGTVLESASPAWRPGDRVLVNGFGVGESHPGCLATRARLRGEWLVRIPDAFTSRQVMAIGTAGYTAMLCVLALERHGLRPGDGEVLVTGATGGVGSVAVAVLSRLGYAVTGSTGKADEAAYLERLGAKHVLDRAELSKPGKPLQKERWAAVVDSVGSHTLVNALAQTRRGGAVAACGLAQGADLPGTVHPFILRAVALLGVESVTAPLSLRQEAWGRLARDLDPSLLETMVQELPLSGAVDVAERLLAGRIRGRLVVKTA, encoded by the coding sequence ATGTTCCAGGGCCTGCTCCTCGAGAAGGATCCCCAGTTCCACGCCGCGGTGCGCGAGCTCCCCGACGACCTCCTGGGCGAGGGCGACGTCACCGTCGCCGTCGAGTACTCCACGCTCAACTACAAGGACGCCCTCGCCATCCGCGACCGCGCCCCCATCGTGCGGAGCTGGCCCCTCGTGGCGGGCATCGACGGCGCCGGGACCGTGCTCGAGAGCGCGAGCCCGGCGTGGAGGCCCGGCGACCGGGTGCTCGTGAACGGCTTCGGGGTCGGCGAGAGCCACCCCGGCTGCCTCGCCACCCGGGCGCGGCTCCGCGGCGAGTGGCTGGTGCGGATCCCCGACGCCTTCACCTCGCGCCAGGTGATGGCCATCGGCACCGCCGGCTACACCGCCATGCTCTGCGTGCTGGCCCTGGAGCGGCACGGGCTGCGGCCCGGAGACGGCGAGGTGCTCGTCACCGGCGCCACCGGCGGGGTGGGATCGGTCGCGGTGGCGGTGCTCTCGCGGCTCGGGTACGCCGTGACCGGCTCGACCGGGAAGGCGGACGAGGCCGCCTACCTCGAGCGGCTCGGCGCGAAGCACGTCCTCGATCGTGCCGAGCTGTCGAAGCCGGGCAAGCCGCTGCAGAAGGAGCGCTGGGCGGCGGTGGTGGACTCGGTCGGCAGCCACACGCTCGTGAACGCCCTCGCCCAGACGCGGCGCGGCGGCGCGGTGGCCGCCTGCGGGCTGGCGCAGGGGGCCGACCTGCCCGGCACCGTCCACCCGTTCATCCTGCGGGCCGTGGCGCTGCTGGGGGTCGAGAGCGTCACGGCGCCGCTCTCGCTCCGGCAGGAGGCGTGGGGCCGGCTCGCGCGCGACCTCGACCCCTCGCTCCTCGAGACCATGGTGCAGGAGCTGCCGCTCTCCGGGGCGGTGGACGTCGCCGAGCGGCTCCTCGCCGGGAGGATCCGCGGCCGGCTGGTGGTGAAGACCGCCTGA
- a CDS encoding response regulator, which yields MAARIIKRVLVVDDDPILRAAVADHLEGYGLEPVLASDGAEALGLLSKGPRPAAILLDVLMPRMGGRDFVARLRRVSRLTRIPIVIMTGLTRRAPLPRVDEVLAKPFGAEQLRATLVRVGALPPPKLRNRPGKVSSHLAGR from the coding sequence ATGGCCGCCCGGATCATCAAGCGTGTGCTGGTGGTGGACGATGATCCGATCCTCCGGGCCGCGGTCGCGGATCACCTGGAGGGGTACGGCCTCGAGCCGGTGCTCGCCTCCGACGGGGCGGAGGCCCTGGGGCTCCTCTCGAAGGGACCTCGCCCGGCCGCGATCCTGCTCGACGTCCTCATGCCGCGCATGGGAGGCCGGGACTTCGTGGCCAGGCTGCGGCGGGTCTCGCGCCTCACCCGCATCCCCATCGTCATCATGACCGGGCTGACGCGGCGGGCGCCGCTGCCGCGGGTGGACGAGGTCCTCGCGAAGCCGTTCGGCGCCGAGCAGCTCCGCGCCACCCTGGTGCGCGTCGGCGCGCTGCCGCCGCCGAAATTGCGCAATCGCCCCGGAAAGGTATCATCGCACCTCGCGGGACGTTGA
- a CDS encoding response regulator produces MHAEAPMSDVTNPIPPSAVEPPQVRADPRITILLVEDNDDIRGALAEWLELEGYHVVTASDGEEGLERLEEGIEPRAIVLDLMMPRMDGWTFLQRLRSDPRHADLGVIVTSAMASPEPPEANTTLAKPFELGDLRHALTRIVSN; encoded by the coding sequence ATGCACGCGGAAGCACCCATGTCGGACGTCACCAACCCCATCCCGCCCTCCGCGGTCGAGCCTCCCCAGGTCCGGGCCGACCCGCGCATCACCATCCTCCTCGTCGAGGACAACGACGACATCCGCGGGGCGCTGGCCGAGTGGCTGGAGCTCGAGGGCTACCACGTCGTCACGGCGTCCGACGGCGAGGAGGGGCTCGAGCGGCTGGAGGAGGGCATCGAGCCGCGCGCCATCGTCCTCGACCTGATGATGCCGCGGATGGACGGCTGGACCTTCCTGCAGCGGCTGCGGTCCGACCCCCGCCACGCCGATCTGGGCGTGATCGTGACGAGCGCCATGGCCTCGCCGGAGCCGCCCGAGGCCAACACCACGCTCGCGAAGCCGTTCGAGCTCGGCGACCTGCGCCACGCCCTCACCCGGATCGTCTCGAACTGA
- a CDS encoding ABC transporter ATP-binding protein produces the protein MAPETAAQAADPAALCALEHVTQEFPQPQGPPLRVLDDVSLSVGAGEVVALLGPSGCGKSTILRILAGLTRPTRGLVLDHGRPLAGLNPGVGFVFQSFALYPWMTVSENVEAVLEAKGLPRDELVARAEKAIRTVGLAGFEEAYPRELSGGMKQRVGMARAFSLEPELLFMDEPFSQVDALTAESLRAEVLDIFAAKGRHPSAILMVSHDIKEVVYMADRIVLLGANPGRVRQIVENRLPRPRDYRSPELLRLVDRLHDAITGAEMPDLPETAAGPAFEHIPSVHPGEVVGLLEYLDARGGREEVFRIANDTGREYGRTIAVVNAAELLDFVDTPKRMVSLAAGGRRFVTASPEARKAIWRERILALALFRQVHEALERKPSHRLEREFVLELLALHMPSENYDALFDVFVDWARFGDLFSYEEESGTLGL, from the coding sequence ATGGCCCCCGAGACCGCCGCCCAGGCCGCCGACCCCGCCGCGCTCTGCGCGCTGGAGCACGTGACCCAGGAGTTCCCGCAGCCGCAGGGGCCGCCGCTCCGCGTGCTCGACGACGTGAGCCTCTCGGTCGGGGCCGGCGAGGTGGTGGCGCTGCTCGGCCCGTCGGGCTGCGGCAAGTCCACCATCCTGCGGATCCTGGCCGGCCTCACCCGGCCCACCCGCGGCCTGGTGCTCGACCACGGCCGGCCGCTCGCGGGCCTCAACCCCGGGGTCGGCTTCGTCTTCCAGAGCTTCGCCCTCTACCCCTGGATGACGGTGAGCGAGAACGTCGAGGCGGTGCTCGAGGCGAAGGGGCTGCCGCGCGACGAGCTCGTGGCCCGCGCCGAGAAGGCGATCCGGACCGTGGGGCTCGCCGGCTTCGAGGAGGCCTACCCGCGGGAGCTCTCCGGCGGCATGAAGCAGCGCGTCGGCATGGCCCGCGCCTTCTCGCTCGAGCCCGAGCTGCTCTTCATGGACGAGCCGTTCAGCCAGGTGGACGCGCTCACCGCCGAGAGCCTCCGGGCCGAGGTGCTCGACATCTTCGCCGCCAAGGGGCGCCACCCGTCGGCCATCCTGATGGTCAGCCACGACATCAAGGAGGTGGTCTACATGGCCGACCGGATCGTGCTGCTCGGCGCCAACCCGGGGCGGGTGCGGCAGATCGTCGAGAACCGGCTGCCGCGCCCGCGCGACTACCGCTCGCCGGAGCTCCTGCGGCTCGTGGACCGGCTGCACGACGCCATCACCGGCGCCGAGATGCCCGACCTGCCGGAGACCGCCGCCGGCCCCGCCTTCGAGCACATCCCGAGCGTCCACCCGGGCGAGGTGGTGGGCCTGCTCGAGTACCTCGACGCCCGCGGCGGCCGCGAGGAGGTGTTCCGCATCGCGAACGACACCGGGCGCGAGTACGGGCGGACCATCGCCGTCGTCAACGCGGCCGAGCTGCTCGACTTCGTGGACACGCCGAAGCGGATGGTCTCCCTCGCCGCGGGGGGCCGGCGCTTCGTCACCGCGAGCCCCGAGGCGCGCAAGGCCATCTGGCGGGAGCGGATCCTCGCCCTGGCGCTCTTCCGGCAGGTGCACGAGGCGCTCGAGCGCAAGCCGTCGCACCGGCTCGAGCGCGAGTTCGTGCTCGAGCTCCTGGCGCTGCACATGCCGAGCGAGAACTACGACGCCCTGTTCGACGTCTTCGTGGACTGGGCGCGCTTCGGCGACCTCTTCTCCTACGAGGAGGAGAGCGGCACCCTCGGGCTGTAG
- a CDS encoding ABC transporter permease, with product MTRRFSTFWGQAIAFLDRSRRLGAVDLLLLLALGGAVYGLVHLAQEWTGVLEPAARIDLSPAALPRYTLLSLSRGLAAYAVSLGFTLAYGYWAARDRMAERVLIPLLDILQSIPVLGFMPGLVLALVALFPHRNVGLELAAVLMIFTGQAWNMTFSFYYSLRSIPRDLSEAATLYRFSWWQRLRRVELPYATIGLVWNSMMSMAGGWFFLMVSEAFQLGDRDFRLPGLGSYMSAAAAAGDRTAMLWAIGAMAAMIVLLDQLLWRPVVVWSQKFRAEDSGQAEEMRSWFLELLQRSRLLHLLRAPLRALARPRRRPPPAAPRGAAGPRTRGAAALSAGLFAVLLAVLLAGAFEMVLLLRRLPAAEWGGIALAALLTLLRVLAATALGTLWTVPAGLAIGLSPRLSRVLQPVVQVVASFPAPMLFPAAVALLTAAGVGLGLGSVVLMLLGTQWYILFNVVAGASAIPADLREAARLYRFSRWQRFRKLYLPGVFPYLVTGWITAAGGAWNASIVSEYVTHGGRSLATEGLGARVSLAAAEARFPALAASLLVMSLVVVAFNRLVWRRLHRLSEDRFALTR from the coding sequence GTGACCCGACGCTTCTCGACCTTCTGGGGGCAGGCCATCGCCTTCCTCGACCGCTCCCGGCGGCTCGGGGCGGTGGACCTCCTGCTCCTGCTCGCGCTGGGCGGCGCGGTGTACGGGCTCGTCCACCTGGCCCAGGAGTGGACGGGCGTGCTCGAGCCGGCGGCGCGCATCGACCTGTCCCCGGCCGCGCTGCCCCGCTACACGCTCCTGTCGCTCTCGCGCGGGCTCGCCGCCTACGCCGTCTCGCTCGGCTTCACGCTCGCCTACGGCTACTGGGCGGCCCGGGACCGCATGGCCGAGCGGGTGCTCATCCCGCTGCTCGACATCCTGCAGAGCATCCCCGTGCTGGGGTTCATGCCCGGCCTCGTGCTCGCGCTGGTGGCCCTGTTCCCGCACCGCAACGTCGGCCTGGAGCTGGCGGCGGTGCTGATGATCTTCACGGGGCAGGCCTGGAACATGACGTTCAGCTTCTACTACTCGCTCCGGAGCATCCCGCGCGACCTCTCGGAGGCGGCCACGCTCTACCGCTTCTCCTGGTGGCAGCGGCTCCGGCGGGTGGAGCTGCCCTACGCCACCATCGGGCTCGTCTGGAACAGCATGATGAGCATGGCGGGCGGCTGGTTCTTCCTCATGGTGAGCGAGGCCTTCCAGCTCGGCGACCGCGACTTCCGGCTCCCCGGGCTCGGCTCGTACATGAGCGCCGCCGCGGCGGCTGGCGACCGGACGGCGATGCTCTGGGCCATCGGCGCGATGGCGGCGATGATCGTGCTCCTCGACCAGCTCCTCTGGCGCCCGGTGGTGGTCTGGTCGCAGAAGTTCCGGGCCGAGGACTCGGGCCAGGCGGAGGAGATGCGCTCGTGGTTCCTCGAGCTGCTCCAGCGCTCGCGCCTGCTCCACCTGCTGCGCGCGCCGCTGCGGGCCCTCGCCCGGCCCCGCCGGCGCCCCCCGCCGGCCGCCCCGCGCGGCGCCGCCGGGCCGAGGACGCGGGGCGCCGCCGCGCTCTCGGCCGGCCTCTTCGCGGTCCTGCTCGCGGTGCTGCTCGCCGGGGCCTTCGAGATGGTGCTCCTCCTGCGCCGCCTCCCCGCCGCCGAGTGGGGCGGGATCGCGCTCGCGGCGCTCCTCACGCTCCTGCGCGTGCTCGCGGCGACGGCGCTGGGCACGCTCTGGACCGTGCCGGCCGGGCTCGCCATCGGGCTCTCGCCCCGGCTCTCGCGCGTGCTGCAGCCGGTGGTGCAGGTGGTGGCGTCCTTCCCGGCCCCGATGCTCTTCCCCGCGGCGGTCGCGCTCCTCACCGCCGCCGGGGTGGGGCTCGGCCTCGGCAGCGTGGTGCTCATGCTGCTCGGCACGCAGTGGTACATCCTCTTCAACGTGGTGGCCGGGGCGAGCGCCATCCCGGCCGACCTGCGCGAGGCGGCCCGCCTCTACCGGTTCTCGCGCTGGCAGCGCTTCCGCAAGCTCTACCTCCCCGGCGTCTTCCCGTACCTCGTCACCGGCTGGATCACCGCCGCCGGGGGCGCCTGGAACGCCAGCATCGTCTCCGAGTACGTGACCCACGGCGGCCGCAGCCTCGCCACCGAGGGGCTCGGCGCCCGCGTCAGCCTCGCCGCCGCCGAGGCGCGCTTCCCGGCCCTCGCCGCGAGCCTCCTCGTGATGTCGCTCGTGGTGGTCGCCTTCAACCGCCTCGTCTGGCGCCGGCTGCACCGGCTCTCCGAGGATCGCTTCGCGCTGACGCGCTGA